Proteins encoded within one genomic window of Natator depressus isolate rNatDep1 chromosome 1, rNatDep2.hap1, whole genome shotgun sequence:
- the DDX17 gene encoding putative ATP-dependent RNA helicase DDX17 isoform X1: MRGFGDRGRDRDRGGFGSPLPPKKFGNPGERLRKKKWDLNELPKFEKNFYVEHPEVARLTPYEVEELRRKKEITVRGTDACPKPVFAFHHANFPQYVMDVLIDQNFTEPTPIQCQGFPLALSGRDMVGIAQTGSGKTLAYLLPAIVHINHQPYLERGDGPICLVLAPTRELAQQVQQVADDYGKCSRLKSTCIYGGAPKGPQIRDLERGVEICIATPGRLIDFLEAGKTNLRRCTYLVLDEADRMLDMGFEPQIRKIVDQIRPDRQTLMWSATWPKEVRQLAEDFLRDYVQINVGNLELSANHNILQIVDVCMESEKDHKLIQLMEEIMAEKENKTIIFVETKRRCDDLTRRMRRDGWPAMCIHGDKSQPERDWVLNEFRSGKAPILIATDVASRGLDVEDVKFVINYDYPNSSEDYVHRIGRTARSTNKGTAYTFFTPGNLKQARELIKVLEEANQAINPKLMQLVDHRGGGGGGGGGRSRYRTAASSANNPNLMYQDECERRLRGVKDGRRDRDRGDSFANGANKTYGSAYGSPNSTFGAQQSQYGYAQGSYGAAAYGTSGYGTAEYNATGYAATSTATAGRTAQTATQPQYAGIARSGQQPQPLMSQQFPQPPATNMIGYMGQTATYQYPPPPPPPPPSRK; the protein is encoded by the exons TATGAAGTTGAAGAACTGCGACGAAAGAAAGAGATTACAGTTAGGGGGACAGATGCTTGCCCCAAACCTGTGTTTGCCTTCCACCATGCTAACTTCCCAC AGTATGTAATGGATGTCTTGATCGATCAGAATTTCACAGAACCCACTCCAATTCAGTGCCAGGGCTTCCCATTGGCCCTCAGTGGCCGAGACATGGTGGGCATCGCTCAGACAGGCTCCGGGAAGACATTGGCA TACTTGCTGCCTGCAATTGTTCACATTAACCACCAGCCATATTTGGAGAGGGGAGACGGTCCAATT TGTTTGGTTCTAGCTCCTACCCGAGAGCTGGCCCAGCAAGTCCAGCAGGTGGCTGATGATTATGGCAAATGCTCAAGACTTAAGAGTACCTGTATATATGGAGGAGCACCCAAAGGTCCCCAGATTCGAGACCTGGAGAGAG GCGTTGAGATCTGCATTGCTACACCTGGCCGCTTGATTGACTTCCTGGAGGCAGGAAAGACCAATCTTCGTCGATGTACGTACCTTGTGCTGGATGAAGCGGATAGGATGTTGGATATGGGCTTTGAACCCCAAATTCGTAAAATTGTTGACCAGATAAGG cCTGACCGGCAAACTCTAATGTGGAGTGCCACTTGGCCAAAGGAAGTGCGCCAGCTTGCTGAGGATTTTCTGCGTGACTATGTTCAAATCAATGTGGGCAACCTGGAGCTGAGTGCTAACCACAACATCCTGCAAATAGTGGACGTATGCATGGAGAGCGAGAAGGACCATAA aCTAATTCAACTGATGGAAGAAATCATGGCTGAGAAAGAGAACAAAACTATCATATTTGTTGAGACAAAAAGACGATGTGATGACCTCACCCGAAGAATGCGCAGGGATGG CTGGCCAGCTATGTGTATCCATGGAGATAAGAGTCAGCCAGAAAGAGACTGGGTACTTAATG AATTCCGTTCTGGAAAGGCTCCTATCCTCATCGCTACAGATGTTGCATCTCGTGGGCTAG ATGTGGAAGACGTTAAGTTCGTGATAAACTACGACTATCCAAACAGCTCTGAGGATTATGTGCACCGAATCGGCCGCACTGCCCGTAGCACCAACAAGGGCACTGCCTACACATTCTTCACACCGGGGAACCTGAAACAGGCCAGGGAGCTGATCAAAGTGTTGGAGGAAGCCAACCAGGCCATCAATCCGAAACTGATGCAGCTCGTGGAccacagaggaggaggtggtggtggtggag GAGGTCGTTCTCGTTACCGTACTGCTGCCAGTTCAGCCAACAATCCTAACCTGATGTACCAGGATGAGTGTGAACGGAGGCTCCGGGGAGTAAAAGATGGCCGGAGAGACCGTGACCGTGGCGACAGTTTTGCCAATGGAGCCAACAAAACCTATGGCAGTGCTTATGGAAGTCCGAATTCCACCTTTGGGGCGCAGCAGAGCCAATATGGCTATGCCCAAGGGAGCTATGGAGCAGCTGCCTATGGCACAAGTGGTTATGGCACTGCAGAATACAATGCTACTGGCTATGCTGCCACTAGCACTGCCACCGCTGGGAGAACCGCTCAAACCGCCACCCAGCCACAGTATGCAGGGATAGCTCGCTCAGGCCAGCAGCCGCAGCCTCTCATGTCACAACAGTTTCCTCAGCCTCCGGCCACTAACATGATAGGCTATATGGGACAGACTGCCACATACCAGTAtccacccccccctccaccccctcctccttcacGCAAATGA
- the KDELR3 gene encoding ER lumen protein-retaining receptor 3 has protein sequence MNIFRILGDVSHLLAMIILLVKIWRSKSCAGISGKSQILFTLVFTTRYLDLFTTFISVYNTVMKVIFLVCAYITVYMIYVKFQKTFDREHDSFRLEFLLVPVTGLSFLENHSFTPLEILWTFSIYLESVAILPQLFMISKTGEAETITTHYLFFLGLYRALYLANWIWRYHTENFYDQIAVVSGVVQTIFYCDFFYLYVTKVLKGKKLSLPMPV, from the exons ATGAATATATTCCGGATCCTGGGAGATGTCTCCCATTTGCTGGCTATGATCATATTGCTGGTCAAGATCTGGAGATCCAAGTCCTGTGCTG GTATCTCCGGGAAGAGCCAGATCCTTTTCACCCTTGTCTTCACGACCCGCTATCTTGACCTGTTCACCACCTTCATCTCAGTCTATAACACCGTGATGAAG GTCATTTTCTTGGTGTGTGCCTACATCACAGTGTATATGATCTATGTGAAGTTCCAGAAAACATTTGACAGAGAACATGACTCCTTCCGTCTGGAATTCCTCTTGGTCCCTGTCACAGGCTTGTCATTTCTGGAGAACCACAGCTTTACCCCCTTAGAG atcctctggactttctccatctACCTGGAATCAGTGGCCATCCTTCCTCAGCTCTTCATGATCAGTAAGACAGGGGAGGCAGAGACCATCACCACCCACTACCTCTTCTTCCTGGGTCTCTATCGTGCACTCTACCTTGCCAACTGGATCTGGCGCTACCACACAGAGAATTTCTATGACCAGATTGCCGTGGTTTCTGGGGTGGTACAGACCATCTTCTACTGTGATTTCTTCTATCTCTACGTCACTAAAG TCCTGAAGGGAAAGAAGCTAAGTCTCCCAATGCCAGTCTGA